The following are encoded in a window of Flavobacterium sp. WC2421 genomic DNA:
- a CDS encoding DNA-deoxyinosine glycosylase has protein sequence MITSFSPFINSETEILILGTMPGIASLEKQEYYAHPRNHFWKIMYTLLDSLPISVVFEEKIKLLQNNKIGLWDVLENCERNGSLDINIKNQKENDFETLFKNYPTITKIIFNGKESHKYFLKKFGQIKGITYYVMPSTSTANTMSFEKKLEIWSTCF, from the coding sequence ATGATAACTTCATTCTCCCCTTTTATCAATTCTGAAACTGAAATTTTAATTCTAGGAACCATGCCTGGAATTGCATCTCTTGAAAAACAAGAATATTATGCTCATCCAAGAAATCATTTTTGGAAAATAATGTACACACTTTTGGATAGTTTGCCGATTTCTGTTGTTTTCGAAGAAAAAATAAAATTATTACAGAATAACAAAATTGGATTGTGGGATGTTCTAGAAAATTGTGAAAGAAATGGAAGTTTAGATATTAACATAAAAAATCAAAAAGAAAATGATTTTGAGACACTATTTAAAAATTACCCAACAATTACTAAAATAATCTTTAACGGTAAAGAAAGTCACAAATACTTTCTTAAAAAATTTGGACAAATAAAAGGCATCACTTATTATGTGATGCCTTCCACTAGTACTGCCAATACAATGTCTTTTGAAAAAAAGCTTGAAATCTGGTCTACTTGTTTTTAA
- a CDS encoding DinB family protein — protein sequence MKTDQLLVNEYSEFNATYIKAAGNVDMIEELEICLHDFIRFVQNIPMDKFDYRYAEGKWTIKDIIQHIIDTERIFAYRALRISRNDKTPLPGFEENHYVDNTNANERNLQGLLTEMAVVRQATLSLFKSFSEEQLLRTGTASNTSISVRAIAFIIIGHQKHHQKVYQERYL from the coding sequence ATGAAAACAGATCAATTGCTTGTAAATGAATATTCGGAATTTAATGCAACTTATATTAAGGCGGCAGGAAATGTAGATATGATTGAAGAATTGGAAATTTGCCTTCATGATTTTATTCGTTTTGTACAAAATATCCCAATGGATAAATTTGATTACAGATATGCAGAAGGAAAGTGGACTATCAAAGATATTATTCAACATATTATTGATACAGAACGAATTTTTGCCTATCGTGCTTTACGAATTTCCAGAAATGATAAAACACCGTTGCCAGGTTTTGAAGAAAATCATTACGTTGATAATACAAATGCTAATGAAAGAAACCTTCAAGGGTTGTTGACAGAAATGGCTGTAGTAAGACAGGCTACGTTGTCTTTGTTTAAAAGTTTTTCAGAGGAACAATTGCTGAGAACTGGTACAGCTTCTAATACATCTATTTCAGTTCGTGCGATAGCTTTTATTATTATTGGTCATCAAAAACACCATCAAAAAGTTTATCAAGAAAGATATTTATAG
- a CDS encoding phosphoenolpyruvate carboxylase, with translation MYTLPKIERFNQNVLSKYNIYNSVFITLPFDSIDNTGVLLPLFTEVCETGFKKQETPKEIIEFFSQKYLHSSVEADKIDLMFRFIQYIERQIVLFDAVEDAAFPIVNNMEGRGSLRDIKEKADAKGKKEELIDFLENFNVRTVLTAHPTQFYPGSVLGIINDLTEAIRENKLLNIKHLLAQLGKTPFIKNEKPNPFDEAVSLIWYLENVFYNTSGDMVHYLQKNVFQGTSIQNPLIKLGFWPGGDRDGNPYVTTDITLKVAERLRTSILKCYYIEMRNLKRKLTFFNVDVLVTELEQKLYRSVFYSKGEIYITLDEFKAQLNKIKAIIIEQHQSLYLDELDALLIKVNLFGFHFATLDIRQNSRIHDAVFKDVFDFYLKSDTLVFPENYYDLTEIEKFDVLSNVKGDLNPNDFENEITRSTIESIQAIKVIQENNGEFGANRYIISNNESALNVMETFALIRLSNWETPTVDVVPLFESVDDLLDAHNVMEKLYTNPMYAKHLVDRGMKQTIMLGFSDGTKDGGYLMANWSIYQAKEALTAISRQYGVDVIFFDGRGGPPARGGGKTHKFYASLGPNIENKEIQITVQGQTISSNFGTLDSCRHNLENLLSAGVTNQVFSKNKNILSSSEKEVMDHLANLGYQKYLSFKNHPKFIPYLEQMSTLKYYAKTNIGSRPSKRSKSAQLDFADLRAIPFVGSWSQLKQNVPGFYGVGTALKHYEDTDQWEKVQDLYDNSLFFKTLLENSMMSLAKSFFPLTAYMKKDPQFGEFWQIIYDEFLETKRLLLKIAGHTELMENYPDGKASIQIRERIVLPLLTIQQYALLRINELNKESVVDEKLIKVYEKIVTRSLFGNTNASRNSA, from the coding sequence TCACTTTACCATTTGATTCTATTGATAATACAGGAGTTTTACTTCCTTTATTTACGGAAGTTTGTGAAACAGGTTTTAAAAAGCAAGAAACTCCTAAAGAGATAATTGAATTTTTCTCTCAAAAATATTTACATAGCTCAGTTGAAGCCGATAAAATTGACTTAATGTTTCGTTTTATCCAGTATATCGAGCGTCAAATTGTATTATTTGATGCAGTTGAAGATGCTGCTTTTCCTATTGTTAATAATATGGAAGGGAGAGGGTCTTTAAGAGATATTAAAGAAAAAGCAGATGCTAAGGGCAAGAAAGAAGAACTGATAGATTTCCTTGAAAATTTCAATGTAAGGACTGTTTTAACCGCTCATCCAACTCAGTTTTACCCAGGTTCAGTTTTAGGTATTATTAATGATTTAACGGAAGCTATTCGTGAGAATAAATTACTTAATATAAAACATTTATTAGCTCAATTGGGAAAAACTCCATTTATTAAAAATGAGAAACCAAATCCCTTTGATGAAGCGGTAAGTTTGATTTGGTATCTTGAGAATGTATTTTATAATACATCAGGAGATATGGTTCATTACCTTCAAAAAAATGTGTTTCAAGGTACTTCAATTCAGAATCCATTAATTAAACTTGGTTTTTGGCCAGGTGGTGATCGTGATGGTAATCCTTATGTAACTACGGATATTACATTGAAAGTAGCGGAACGTTTAAGAACCTCAATTTTGAAGTGCTATTACATTGAAATGAGAAACTTAAAAAGGAAGCTAACATTCTTTAACGTAGATGTTTTAGTTACTGAACTGGAACAAAAGCTTTACCGTTCTGTATTTTATTCTAAAGGGGAAATTTATATCACTTTGGATGAATTTAAAGCACAATTGAATAAGATTAAAGCTATTATTATTGAACAACATCAATCTTTGTATTTAGATGAATTAGATGCGCTTCTTATTAAAGTTAATTTGTTCGGTTTCCATTTTGCTACATTAGATATCCGTCAAAACAGTAGAATTCATGATGCTGTATTTAAAGATGTATTTGATTTCTATTTAAAATCGGATACTTTAGTTTTTCCTGAAAATTATTACGATTTAACAGAAATAGAAAAATTTGATGTTTTATCTAATGTAAAAGGAGATTTGAATCCGAATGATTTTGAAAACGAAATTACAAGATCAACTATTGAATCTATTCAAGCAATCAAAGTGATTCAAGAAAATAACGGAGAATTTGGAGCTAATCGTTACATTATTAGTAACAATGAAAGCGCACTTAATGTAATGGAGACATTCGCTTTGATTCGTTTAAGTAATTGGGAAACTCCTACAGTAGATGTTGTTCCTTTGTTTGAATCAGTAGATGATTTACTTGACGCGCATAATGTAATGGAAAAATTATACACTAATCCAATGTATGCTAAACATCTTGTAGATAGAGGAATGAAGCAAACTATAATGCTTGGTTTTTCTGATGGAACCAAAGATGGAGGGTATTTAATGGCGAATTGGAGTATTTATCAGGCCAAAGAAGCGCTAACTGCTATTTCAAGACAGTATGGCGTAGACGTTATCTTTTTTGACGGTCGTGGTGGACCTCCTGCTCGTGGTGGTGGAAAAACACATAAGTTTTACGCGTCTTTAGGTCCGAACATTGAGAATAAAGAAATTCAAATTACAGTGCAAGGACAAACAATTAGTTCAAATTTTGGGACTTTAGATTCATGTCGTCATAATTTAGAAAACTTATTAAGTGCTGGTGTTACGAATCAAGTATTTAGTAAAAACAAAAATATTTTATCTAGTTCAGAAAAAGAGGTAATGGATCATCTGGCCAACTTAGGATATCAAAAATACCTGAGTTTTAAAAATCACCCAAAATTCATTCCGTATTTAGAGCAAATGAGTACGTTGAAATATTATGCTAAAACAAATATTGGAAGCCGACCTTCAAAAAGAAGTAAGTCTGCTCAACTAGATTTTGCTGATTTAAGAGCAATTCCTTTTGTTGGTTCTTGGAGTCAGCTGAAACAAAATGTCCCTGGATTTTACGGAGTAGGTACAGCTTTAAAACATTATGAAGATACAGATCAATGGGAAAAGGTTCAAGATTTATATGACAATTCATTATTTTTCAAAACATTATTGGAAAATAGTATGATGTCCTTGGCTAAGTCTTTCTTTCCGTTAACGGCATATATGAAAAAGGACCCTCAGTTTGGTGAATTTTGGCAAATAATCTATGATGAGTTTTTAGAAACTAAACGATTATTACTAAAAATTGCAGGTCATACTGAGTTAATGGAAAACTATCCTGATGGTAAAGCATCTATTCAAATAAGAGAACGTATTGTATTGCCATTGTTAACAATACAACAATATGCTCTACTTAGAATAAATGAATTAAATAAAGAAAGTGTTGTTGATGAAAAGCTAATTAAAGTGTACGAAAAAATTGTAACACGTTCGCTTTTTGGAAATACTAACGCAAGTAGAAACTCCGCTTAA